cccactattccagaggacTTTTTGGGATGCCTACTACTTTAGTAAACTTACGGCCATTAAATATGGGTGAATGGCAATATTTGAAAAAATCTAGGCCTCTTCCTTAACCTGGTATGAGAGAACTGGATCATGCTGGACTTTACCGGTTTGGACACGTGATTGTTATCTTTTCTTGTAATGCTGCGTAGCTGATCGGCTATTATAGTCTGTATACTTGTTATTATGTAGCTGTATTTTTCAGACATATAGTATTTGTAAACTGTGTGGCTCAATCCTTTTCAATCACCCATGTATATTTAACTCTTATTTACCTTTTATTATTAGTACTACATGGTACTATGAGCCCCTTTTACACTGAATGTGAAAaaacccatgggaattgaatgggcttctttgcattcagtgcgCTGCTAAATtagtagcgctgctttgtaaaaggagccctatagtTGCACATTACCTCTGGTAACTGTGaaggcttaggggcccttttgctaagctgcgtaagcatctacacgcacccaacgtgcgccaaaatggagataccacatggctactgcgtggcccttgtggtaattttatttttgctatGCGTACCcgaaaactattttttattttctggtgcgcatcagctacgcatgccaagtggcatttggtgcacataggtcattactgcccagttaccagctAGGTcaatgtcaatggctggtgataaggtctcagacccaaaatggacgcacggcaattttcattttgccacacatccattttctgcaaaaataaaaaaaaaagacctttttttacagatgcgctgaaaaatggactggcaCGTGccgaaacccgcgcctacactaccgcaagccatttttcagcgcatcttagtaaaaggaccccttagttactgggggagggggtggcgggAAAGAGGGACTTGGGAACGAGGGGGCAGGAAGTAGGTGGATtgttttctctggtgttgtatttAAATTTTGTAGATgtggggaggcagggctggtggttgggaggtggggatagtgcagggcagacttatacggtctgtgccagagccggtggtgggaggcggggcaggtggttgggggggcggggatagtgctgggcagacttatacggtttgtgccctgaaaaagacaggtacaaatcaaggtaaggtatacccaaaaatggcacatgtgagtttatcttgttgggcagactgggtggactgtgcaggtcttttttctgccgtcatctactatgttactcaagtTACTATGTTCTCTTTgtgtttatattttataaaatgattcTTTAAATatagttttaaaaataaaatagcagcACATTTCTTTGGAAAAAAACTCACGTATACAGAGGACAAGAAACTAAAAAATTTAATTTAAGATTTGTTCTACGGCATTTCTAGATTTAATTTCTGTGTGAATGGTGACAGTTTTCAATTAGCACTCATGGTCTTCTGATGCAGAAATGACAAAAACTCACAGTTTTCATTTGCTTCATACATCTTCTGATAGTCCTAGAAGAAGTTTAAATTAATATATGTTACACAAATAATTCCCATTGTCTTATAGTATTCATGTGAAAATGATTACATGGCTACATCCTCTTTCGATATTTGTAAAGAATTAGAATTATACATAAGGAGTTAAGAATGTCTGTCTTGGGGCACAATAACTCTCTAAAAACATAATGAAATGGGATCAAGTTTGGCATGTGGGAAAACTAATGAAAAGACACCttgagctgaaaaatgggccaGATTGGGCTGAGAGTTCTAgagaaataagccccccccccaaaaaaaaaagaatggcccAATATGTTTCTATGATGAAGCAGTTCtagcttctgcagcatagaaacttGCATACAGTAAAACATgtgttaggtacttgtgacctgtattggccactgttggaaacaggatactgagctagatggactgtCGGTgcaacccagtatgactattcttatattcAACTGCATACTACCTCCCTATAACTGCTCCCTCAACCTCAACTAATCCACTCTCAGAACTACCGCTACAATTACCTCCAGCTACCCACACCTCCCAAAATAACTCCCACCAGCTATCCCAAGCCCTCTAAAAGTACCTCCAACTGCTTTCCCCTTCTCTTTTCTAGGTCAAATACACACAAAGAGACAACacaactacacacacacacatagtagtcagctctgtgggtgctgagcacttcccagtattgagcaagctccgtgattgtatccagggaggggtaatttgtattgtgtttggcacccccaatcattttgaaatgttggcacctatgcaCACACATACCTAAATGGATtgtaaagaattccatgagccatgctccgCAGACTCCCTAACTGAACCATGACATAAAAAACTCTTATTCATGCATTTGTTATCTCacgcttggattactgtaactcaatTTTCTGTAGAATTTTGTGCTATCTTCTTCATAGATTACAAGCATTACATAGCTCTGTATCTCGTTTTTTATGTAAAGCTTGAAAATTTGACCACGTAACTCCCATTTTCCTCCAGCTGCACTGACTTCCTGTGCGATTCCGATGTTTGTTTAAGGTTTTATGTTTAACTCATAAAGCTTTGCATCTTGGTACACCAACTTATCTTGCTTCTGTAGTTGTTCCCTACACTCCCTCTCATGCTCTTTGTTCACGTTTTTCTCACCGGCTAGTTCTTCCCTCTCCTAGGGCTGCACACTACAAATCCACCCGTTCTTctgccttttattttcttgcaccttcactttggaattctcttcctcccTACATTCAGTCTAAACTGTCATTTACTAAGTTTAAGGTTtaattgaaaatatatttttttgataaAACCTTTAAACCTTCATTATGATGTTTTGAGGGTATTATGATGGTCTGTATGTCTCAGGAGCTCAATGCGTTCTCCTAGACCACTTTTATTGCCTCCAGAATATGTACTAATATATGAATGATTCTTGCTGTCTAGGCTTTTACTTTCCTATTTTTACTCTggtgttcttttctattttttaaacaaatgtgaTTATGTTTTAAGTGTTAGCCACTATGACCTGCGATCAGCAATAGCAGGGTATCAAGCTTtttaataagcataaacataatAAAATGTTTGACTAACTTGGCCTTTCTGGGGAAGGATATTGAATTTAAAATGTTCTTCAGAAGTTGTTAGTAGAATTGAATGAACTCTGCAAAGTTTATTGAGTGGGGTTTGATTCAGCAAAGTTCCTGTACCATGTAAGTAATCAAATACTTCAGCTATTCAGTCcagtatatttttttttcctgtgctacaAAAGCAAGATAGAAAAGATGTAATGCAGAAAGGACAAAATTTGCAAAGGCAGTGAGCACCAGCTTCCAAAATGTTTGTATCCAGGGCCTTTCACAACTTACAGTAATGCATGCAAACTTTATAATTACATTCATAATTCCAAAATACAAGATAACTTTGCAGAAGTGTGCTTTGTATGACAGAATAGGCTATTTTCACATAACTTGCAATTTTCCAAAATAGAGTCATTTGTAGTATTACTGCTAGGGCTGATAGCCACATAAGAACATGGGGTATGAggacttttgtgtgtgtgtgggagggggggaagcagtgTGTACCACTGATATTAGGCCTCTGGGGAGGGGGGCTCCAGAGACCTTCCAAAGTGGGCCATCAAGGTCATTGACATTGTACTGCTGCTGTCCAACATGGGCCGCCTTTTCTTTAAAGTTTAGTATCTTATCACAGCCAGGAACAAAAGACATTCACTGTTGTGGCAAAACATGGAAAATTACTTACAAAATTTAGCTATGGAAAACAGTTGAGCCAGGAGCTCATTTGTATCCTGTATCTAAATTTTGTAAAAATGGTTCTTAGCCCCGGAACATTTTTGCAGGTTATTACATGAGGCTAAAATTAGGCATGTTTGGTTAAAAGTTATGGGATTGATAtttaaaagggtttaactggccaggaaagaCCCTTCatggttaaaccccactgagctgtccaactgccgatattcagtggcagttaaccaggttgtgctgctgaatatctccacCAACTGGCCATTCCCTAACCCACTAATTCCCAAATCTGCCCTGGGGTaatcccagccactcaggtttccaacctgactggctggggttcctccaggacagatttgggaatcgCTGCCCTTACTGGCTAGATTAAGAGCGGTCCAGGGGTGGAAATTTGGCAAACTCAGCATTTAACTGTAGCATTTGCACTGGCATTTTGCCCACATAGCTTGATGCTACCTTGTTATTTCATATTACAACAGGAAACCTGATTTTACCAGTTTGGCTGGTAAACAGAAACTACGATTGATATAGAAAGGAGGAAGCTCTACAGTCCTTGActtccacaaaaaaaaagccttctggTTTCCAGAAATTGTGCTGGCAAATGGCACAATGGTGGTACAGAATGAATAAAATGGATTTGAACAAGGCTGACATGGACAGCAAACAtaagagaaggaagaggagaatAGCTGTAAAGTAGGAATGGCTGAGCAGTGGCACAGACAGCACAATGCCCATATCTTTAAGATAGTATATATTTGCTCTTGTGGGATGGTCTCAGCTACCTGTATAGTCACAAAAACAATCCACATAAAAATCTCAAACAAAACCTTTGATTTGAAAAGTTAAATAATGCATATATCTTAAAATGGACTGAGATGCAGGCCTTTCTTTAGGGTGGATTGGGTGAATCGAGGTGACAGCCCAAGGCCCCCACAGTAGTCTTACCTCCTGTAACTGGCCACAAAAGAAGCACTGAGGAGTGGCCAAAGCTAGaatagtggactgagaaccaggaaaggtaGGATTCAAATATAACTTCCTCCCACTGACCCTTCTTGTGCTTTAAGGCcttcctggagtggaggagtagcctaatggttagtgcagtagcctgaaACCAGgcggaactaggttcaattcccactgcagctgcatgcgattctgggcaagtcatttaaccctccattgccccaggtacaaaataagtacctgcatataatatgtaaactgctttgattgtaaccacaaaaaggtggtatatcaatttctagctcctttcccttctctttaATGGTCCTTTGcctaaggtacaaacttaggggtctgtTTATAAAGCTGTGCAATAAAAAAGAATGCACTGAGTATATGTATGGATTTGTGCACGTGCATGAATGCAAAACAGGTACATTTCTGGTTATGCCCATAAGTAGGGCTGGATCAAtactatattgggccctagggAAACATACATTTGTGGTCCCCTATCAAAAACTCCCATCTACTTCTCTtataactcctccccccccccagacatattTACTGATTCTCTGTTCTCCATTTTCGGAATCTTTGTAGATTGCCTTCCCACCCCGCCCCCTCAGGCCACCACACTTCATCTCTCCAGTACTGTGATGTCCTAGTTCTGGGTGTGGTGGGAGTTGCAGGTTGACAATGAACATGGGGACTGTGCAAGCACGTTCTTCAAacacagtggcctagtggttacagcagtgtGCTGAGAAGCAGGGAAGTTGGGCAAGTTATTTTCAGTCTCCATTGCCTTTGTTACAAATCAGGGATGCCAAGGGTGAACTGCCCCAAAGAGCAGCCACAGCAAGAATGccacaatttttgggtgggcctcagtcTAAATTGGGTGGCCCACCTATGGCTATACCACTGGTTTTCACAGAAACCAGTATTCCTTGCCAGTTTGGCTTTTTGAGGGGACAAAactcactgggagattaagggggcaacctcccccaagtagagtgctgctgaatcGTATCAGTTTGCCAAAATCTAAACATGCTTGGTAACAACTGTAAATCCTGATGTTGATCTGTTAGgataggggtgtccaacctcagcccttgccaggtcatgttttcaggatttccccaatgaatatgcatgagatctattttcatacaatggaggcaatgcatgctatatcacatgcatattcattggggaaatcctgaaaacccaaatgttatgatcctactgggacAGGCAGGGTAGTGACTGGAACTCGATCCTGATTGGCCatgtcagggattgggctgaTGTCTGAAGCAGCTGACATCAGATGCCAGACCCTATTTAGACATGCCTCTGCCTGGATAGGACGCTCACGTTATCTCCTTTAGCTGTGGCACAGGGTAAATTCTTTGTTATTTGGTTGCTATCTTTTTCCTTGGTCTGTGTTTGTTCTGTGAATCTGTAGCAGCCAGCATCATCTCTGATTAATTTACTACTGTGCAGCTGTGTTCAGCTCAGTTGTTCTGTGTGccttgcctttcccttccctactgtGTGGGCTTCAGTGTTAAGAACTTACTTTCTTTGTTTAGATTTTCCTtttaaccctttacctgctgtatctgttgcttggttcttgtgagcactgctcctTGTTTGACCTGTGTACCTAGAAGAACTctttctctgtagtctgcttaaaccctttacctgctgtatttGTTGCTTGGTTCTTTGAGCACTGCTCCTTGTCTGACCAGTGTACCTAGAAGCAGTCTATTTCTGtagtctgctttaaccctttacctgctgcATCTGTTGCTTAATTCTTATGAGCACTGCTCCTCATCtgagctgtgtacctggaagcagtcTCTCTCTGTAGCCTGCCTTACCCTTTATCTGCTGTTTGTGGACTGCTCCTTATCTAGCTGTGTTGCTTTCATTGGTGTCAGTGTATGGTGCTGTGTGAGCGGTCCGTGTGCCAGTCCCTTCCGGGACTTCtttctgttcttttcccttcccttgtgtgtgattgggttccagttcgacCTTGCGGCCCGTATGCTTGGTCTCTGTAcatgtgggttccagttcagccttgcggcCCGTATGAGTAGTCTATctccctttctggtggtgctcGCTGGTCTCCCTGAGTGTGCTGGGCTTCGTGGCCCTTTATTAGTGTATAACATAAGTGTGGTCTGCCCTAGGCCTCGGCCTAGGTCTGTCTTAGGACTTGGCCTAGTCCCAAGAGCTCACAATCAACCTAACACCAAATGGATTGCGGCCCTTGAGAACTGAGGTTGACCAACCCTGTATTAGGACATCAACatttattccccttctgaaatggggaataaacataTATCTTCTAGGcatgccctagtcccacccaaaccaTGCCCAGACCACACCTCATAGCCATTTGTACacacttggccactgttgtaagcaggatactggactagatggaccattgctctgacccagaatggttattcttatgttcttatatcccagctttataaaatgtaacttagacatttatgcaagataaatatTTAAGTGCTGCTTTATGTACATCTCAAACATGAATATCTCTTCTAAAATGACCACTGTATTAGCAATGTTAATTCTTTCAGTTCACAGTATTTGGTACATAAGAATAAAACTAGTTTTCTCCTTACTCCACAGTAGTTGTCTCCGTTGAATATCTGAGGTGGCACAGCAGTGGGGTTCCCTGCCTTCTGCCTCATTTCCTTCAGTAAGCTTTCATGAAGTGATACATCTATAAGCTCATATTTAATTTTCTTAGTGTCTAAAATCCGAGCTACTTCAGCTTGTCTCATCTTGACCTAAATAAAGGAGACAGAAATCAAACATGGATGTGTATAAATCAGCTTCAAAAGAGCTTTTCCCCCTTCATTTTCCCTAATGCAAAGCTTCTTTCCTTTTACATTTTGTGATGTACTTATTGTGATGGTCTTCTCCTCCATCTCTATATATTTAAGCCAGGTATGTAACAAACCAATGTACCTGAGAAAATGAGTGCAGAtccatatatatagatagataaattatatatatatatatatatatatatatatatatatatatatatatatatatatatatatatatatattgttaaaaGCTAAAGTCAAActgaaaacacaaacaaaaaggcCATTGCAAGCCTTTTGGATTTAGTGGAATATGTATGCAACCCTTGTTTGCCTATTTAGCATCAGGGCAGGCTACGATAAAGTAAATTTCAAGTTTGTTGGTGGGGTCAAGGCCGGGACTAGCAAGAGCTAGGAGGCTGATTGGCATATAGTAATTCAAACTTACAGCACTCTCCTTTCATTCATTAAGTCAGTCTAGGCCAGAAGTTGCAGTTCTGAACCAAAAGGTTTACTAAAACTTCAATGATACAGAAAAATATGGGACAATGTTACCATTAATTAGATACAGTCAGTAGTAGAACAAAATAGTTTCAAACACCTACACTCTTCAATAGAGTTCCTTTTCAACACTCTGTCAAGGTAGAGGGTCTTTGTTTAAGTCCTTTATGGCTTTAGTCTTTCTAGAACTTTCTCCAGAGGAGAGATGCTCTAGTAAGTCTCTGTATGATATGAGGGCTATCTGAACCTTCAGGTACAAAATCTTTGTAGGTGGTCCCTTCCCCACTGGGCACACTGCTACTGGGGTTCTCTGTCCTGTTGTTTCTCCTCCTAGGACTCTCCTCTGCTCCCTTCCTTTTTCTTTGGGCTTGATCTCGTTattctttctcccttttcccttggCAAGATTTATGGTGGAGGGTTGATTTCCTGTTCCAAAGCTCTCTATGTGCAGATTCAGCAGCTTTATATGTTCTGTTATCTTTCCAGGTACAGTGGTTGTTATAGCCAGACCCTCTTTCCTTTTAGTAGATGTATTTTAGTTGGAGGCAAGAGCCAAGCCTCTCCCCTTGTAGTAGTAGTGTAATGGCTGGGGAGCAGGAGCCAACAATAAGGCTATTTGCACTGGGCTTGGTATTCATCCTAACACAGTTTTCCTTCAGAGGTAGTCTCCTTCTACTAGAAGCTGTGAGAGCTTTCTAAGTCAAAACgttacatacattttttttttttacttctccacctcctctttcttccccccttttcttaatgtgtttctagttgtggatagttgttttttgaatgtgagctccagttttgccatgtttGTAACTGTTGTTTGTTGAACTGTGGCGCGCTCTTGCTTGTATTGTATTATgataaaatccaataaaagatattaaatatAAAATGTTACATACCTGATATTGGTGGAGTCACTGGAGGTCTCTGTGGAGCTGTTTCTAGCAAACAGAACCCCTGGGTTTCTACATATATATGGGGAAAGGTTAATAAAGGATCTAtgccacaaagggacactccatgaagttacaatatatttaaaacaaataggagaaaacatttttttactcaacgtatagttaagctgtggaacttgttGACGAAATGTTGTAAAAGCACTTAATGTAGCTCTATTTAATGAAGGTTTAGCCAAATTTAGAACATGGCTGGAGTAGTGTGGTCAACAGGACACTTCTGAAAGAAGACACATGGATGATAATGATATATCAACACAAGTTTATTGCATAAGTGAACtcgacatggcactgtgtttcggctaaTGTGCTTCAAGTTTGATCATGTTACTTCACTGTTCACGTAACATTATTGGCTTACAGTTCCATATAGGATCCATTTAAAATTGATCATGTTGCATAAAGCTCTGAACTTGGGACCCTTTTGTATTTAGCCTCTCTAGTAACTCCCCTTCTTTCTATTCCCTTCATTCTTCTCTCGACTTTTGACTTGTAATTCTTCCCCTAGTTCAGCATGTCATGAATCCACATGAGATGGGGCATTTTTCTTCTTCGGTCCACTATGTTGGAACTTGCTTTCTTTCCAGCTCCAGTTTGAGACCTCCTATACTAAATTTAAGGCAGCTTTTAGGACCAATTTGTTTTCCAAGGCACATGGAGAGGCCTCCTGTGATGGAAATCTGTAACTAGCATATCTCtactacttttgccttctctatCTATACAATATAATTACTTATATACTGCAAAAACCAATGTGGAGTTACTTTtaactgaaattaaaactaaaatataaaataaaagctTCACTTTCAAGAAATCATTTAAACAAGTACTTTTTTCTAAAGCTTAGGTAATCTGGATTCATTCTGAGATATCAGGGCAAATAATTCCATATTTTTGCAGACTGATTTGAAAGCAGAGAAGAATAGAATCATTTACATTTTATGTTCTTAGCTGATGGAAAGTGTATAATTAAGTGATTTATATTGCGGTTGTCTTTGCAGAAGAACATGGATACACTAAAGGATAGATAAGATGGTGCCATGCCATGAATAATTCTAAATATCAGAGAGCAGGTTTTAAACAACGTCTCAGCCtatactggcaaccaatgtagaGATTTTAAGAGAGGGGTAGCTATTTTCAAGCTTTACAGATAAGTCTAGCTGAGACATTTTGCATGGTTTGTAATTGCTTCCTGATCTTCTTGGAACAGCCTGTATAAATTACATTACAATAATTTAATTGGGCCATTATACAagtttgaaatatattttctaattctgcaaagTTGTTTTCAGtttccaaaaaatcttttttttctcagGAGGTTAACCTGGGATTCTAGAGATAACATTGAATCAATTGCTGTACTTAGAAGTTTTAAAATGAATTCACTGGGAAGAGAGACTATTAAGAGTTAATACCTCACTCGTAGAAGTTAAggttggtcataagtacataagtattgccatactgggaaagaccaaggtccatcgagcccaacatcctgtttccaacagtggccaatccaggtcacaaatacccggcaagatcccaaaaatgtacaaaacattttatactgcttatcccagaaatagtggattttccccaagtccatttaataacggtctatggacttttcctttaggaagccatccaaaccttttttaaactccgctaagctaaccgcctttaccatattctctggcaacaaattccagagtttaattacacattgagtgaagaaaattttctccgatttattttaaacttactacattgtaacttcatcgcatgccccctagtcctagtatttttggaaagcatgaacagacgcttcacatctacccgttcaactacactcattattttatagacctctatcatatctcccctcagctgccttttctccaagctgaagagccctagccactgtagcctttcctcatagggaagtcattccatcccctttatcattttcgtcgcccttctctgcaccttttctaattccactatatcttttttgagatgcggcgaccagaattgaacacaatattcgaggtgcggtcgcaccatgaagcgatacaaaggcattataacatcctcatttttgttttccattcctttcctaataatacctaatattctatttgctttcttagccacagcagtacactgagcagaaggtttcaacgtatcatcaacgacgacacctagatccctttcttggtccgtgactcctaacgtggaaccttgcatgacgtagctataattcgggttcctctttcccacatgcatcactttgcacttgctcacattaaatgtcatctgccatttagatgcccagtctcgtaaagttctcttgtaatttttcacaatcctcccgcgatttaacaactttgaataactttgtgtcatcagcaaatttaattaccccactagttactcccatctctaggtcatttataaatatgttaaaaagcagcagtcccagcacagagccctggggaaccccactaactacccttctccattgagaatactgaccatttaaccctactctgttttctatcttttaaccagtttttaatccacaatagaacactacctcctatcccatgtctctccaatttcctctggagtctttcatgaagttctttgtcaaacgccttctgaaaatccagatacacaatatctagggttaccatatggctctagaaaaagaaggacacattgatccagtccagattttgcttccattgaaagcaatggaagtaaaaccctgcctgactcaatctgtcctcctttttggacCATAACTTTTTAgtttttccagagtttaattttaggCGTAAGTCTGAGCAGTAATTGCAGGAGTAGTTTTTTTGAGTGTTACTGGTATCAATAAAGTAATGTCATTAGCATAGATATATCTGTCtgtcttctgttttctttttgctGTCATAAGGAGTTCGTTTCTAGATTGCTTATGTTAATGTTATTGTACACCATCTTGCTGCATTAATCAAAAGGGGGATATATTAAAAATTGAATAAACATAAACTGTTTTAAGTTGACatagggaaagccattgcttatcacCTGGTGATGGCATGGAATTTTGTTAAGTTTTGGGATTCTGcgaggtacttatgacctggattggccactgttacagAGTGTTAGGCTAGATGAACCTTTGATCTGattcagtatggcaattcttatgttcttaagctagTGGTGTTCTAAGTATACCCCAGATAAGCAGGTGAATACCGTTGGGTTGATGTACAATGGTAAAGACCTATGCAGAATTTCGTTATTTTTGGTTTCTCTCAGCAAGCTTTAAACAGTTACAAAGCAGAAAGCATTGTGGGAGAagaacatgggcgtagtttggggggcaaggggggcattgtccccccaaatgcagggccggCGCAAGGCAGCTCTCTGAAGatccctccttcccgccctcagctccccgacggACAGCCCttctctccgttccttccccccccccccccccggcgcatgtttaacccttttactttcagacgCAGTGACGGCAGTGAAGACAATACAGCGGGCTCAtcttcagcttctccctttgctcacacagtgtcctgccctcgcagaaacaggaaatacaccattgcagaaggcaggacactgtgtgagcgaagggagaagctggaggtgagcctgctgtgTTGTTCTCTTCATTGCCGTTGCTGTGCCTGAAAGTAAAACAGTTAAACGCGCGtgcagggggggcaggaaggaacggagaggaggactgtcggggagctgaaggagggcagagagaatcgctggacatggatgggaggggagggcaggggagagaagagatcgctggacgagaaggggagggcaggggagaaaggagaattgctggacatggatggatgaatgggggcaggggagagaggaaatttgctggatatgggtggatggatggagggagggagggagggagggaagagaagagatcgctggacatggagaggaggggaggtcagggggagagaagagattgctggacatggagaggaggggagggcagggggagagaagagatcgctggacatggaggggagggcagggggagagaagagatcgctggacatggaggggagggcagggggagagaagagattgctggacaggacaggagaggaggggagggcagggcaggggagagaggagacttgctgaacatggatggatgaatggaggggcagggaagagaggaaatttgctggatatgggtggatggaggaaagggcaggggagaatgga
The genomic region above belongs to Microcaecilia unicolor chromosome 7, aMicUni1.1, whole genome shotgun sequence and contains:
- the LOC115474989 gene encoding SH3 domain-binding glutamic acid-rich-like protein 3; its protein translation is MNIKVYYTSVSGSREVKMRQAEVARILDTKKIKYELIDVSLHESLLKEMRQKAGNPTAVPPQIFNGDNYCGDYQKMYEANENCEFLSFLHQKTMSAN